In the Acidimicrobiales bacterium genome, CGAGGGCCGCACTCTGATCGGCACCGACCTCGAGCACCTTGCCCGATCGATTAGGAAGTCGTGATGGCCCCTCGGCGGAGGTCTGGCGACGTCCGCGCCGCGTCACCACATGATGCCCGGGCCTACGCATCCAAGGCTCATGAGTTACCTCCACGCCGCCGGTACGTCGTTTGAGGTCGGAAACAACGTCGCAGCGGTGGGCAATGCTGTACACGCCGGGATCGCTGCCGCCGATGCCGTGGCAGCCGCTTTGTCTGGCGCTGTCTGGCGCGGCGAATACGGCCAGGCGCCGGATCATCTCGAGAAAGCCGGCAGTGACGGTCGGCAGGCGGCCAGGCAGCTGCGGCGGCTGATCCCCCTGAAGACCAGCGCCGAGTACGACCCTGACCCCCTGTCCGCCACCCAGAGCCGGGCTGCCGTACAGGCAGCAGAGCGCTGGTGGCCATCGCCGACCGTCTCACTCAGGGAGCCAAGTGACCGACATCGGCTCCGCTCCGGATGTGCACGTCAGTGGTCACTGGTCGGGCAAGGGACGGAGTATCGCCATCAGCGACACCGAGATCCTCCTCGCTCAATGAGTGCCCGTCTTGGCGGTCATCATGGCGGTCAAACCCGAGCGCGACCGCCGAGAGCGTCGGATGTCTCAACAGCCGCCGGCCCGTCACTAGGGCCTCGCGCGGAGAGGGTGGGATTTGAACCCACGGTGGGTTGCCCCACACACGATTTCCAATCGTGCCGATTCGGCCGCTCTCGCACCCCTCCTGGAAGGGCGAAGACTATTCTGTGGACATGGGCCCGTCGCCCGGCGCGACGGCCGGGTCCTGCGCAACGGCGCCCCGTGAACCGAGTCAGGGCCGGAAGGCAGCAGCTCTCAGCGGAAGGAGCCGTGTGCCGCAGTCAAGCCTGGCCGCCGCGCCGGACGCCGGGCCCTGACGCGTCCGGACCGGGCCTCCTGATCGGGCGGGGGCGCCGGTAGGCTGCCGCCGGTGGCGGAGCTCCCCTACCAGTCCCTGTACCGGCGCTACCGCCCCCAGCGCTTCTCCGAGGTGCGGGGCCAGGACCACGTCACCCGGGCGCTGCGCAACTCGGTCCGCCAGGCCACGGTCAGCCACGCCTACCTGTTCAGCGGGCCCCGGGGGACCGGCAAGACCTCCACCGCCCGCATCCTGGCCAAGGCCCTCAACTGCGCCGCCCCGGTCGACGGGGAGCCGTGCGGGGAGTGTGAGTCCTGCCTGGCGGTGACCGCCGGCACCTCCCTCGACGTCCACGAGCTCGACGCCGCCAGCAACAACGGGGTCGACGCCATGCGGGACCTGGTGACCCGGGCCGCCCTCGGCACCCCCGGGCGCTGGAAGGTCTACATCGTCGACGAGGTCCACATGCTCACCGCGGCGGCCTCGAACTCCCTGCTCAAGACGCTCGAGGAGCCGCCCGGGCACGTGGTGTTCGTGCTGGCCACGACCGATCCCCAGAAGGTCCTCGACACCGTCAGGAGCCGGACCCAGCACTTCGAGTTCCGGCTCCTGGCCGGGGAGCTGCTGTCGGGCCTGCTCAAAGACGTCAGCGCCGATGCCGGCCTGGGCCTGCCGGGCGAGGCCATCGACCTGGCCGTGCGCCGGGGCCACGGCTCGGCGCGCGACGCCCTGTCGTTCCTCGACCAGGTGGCGGCGGCGGGGATCGTCGAGGACGAGGCCGAGACCCTCGACGAGGTCATCGAGGCCATGGCCGAGGGGGACGTGCCCGGCCTGCTCACGGCCGTCGCCACGGCCCACGCCGCCGGCCTCGACCCCCAGCGCCTGGGCTCGGAGCTGCTGGCCCAGCTGCGCTTCGCCTTCCTGGCCACCATGGCCCCCGACCTGGTCCCGCTCCCCGACCACGCCCGCCAGCGCGCCGCCGAGCAGGCCGCCCGCCTGGGGACGCCGGCCCTGGTACGGGCCATGGAGACCATCGGGCGCGCCCTGGTCGACATGAACGAGGCCCTCGACCCCCGGATCCTCCTCGCGGTGGCCCTGATCGGGCTGGTGAAGGCCGACGCCGGGGCCCCGGCGGCGGCGTCCGGCGGCGGGGGCGCCGGAGGCCCGGGCTACGAGGCCGTGCTGGCCCGGCTGGAGCGCATCGAGAAGCGCCTCGACGCCCTCGAGGCGGGGGGCGGCGGGGCGCGCCCGCCGGGGCGGGCCACCCTGGGGTCGGTGCGGGCCGGAGCCCAACCGGCGACGGCAACGGCACCGGCGGCCGGCACCCCGGCGACGGCCGACCCGACCGCGGGCGACCAGCCACCTGCCGCCGGGCCCCGAGGGGGGTCGGCCCCCGACCGGGGAGCCGCCGGGCCGGCCCCGTCGCGGGACGACATCGTGAAGGCGTGGGGGGACGGGCTGCTCGCCTCGCTCCCGGCCCGGGCCCGGGCCCGGTTCCGGACGGGCCGCTTCGCCCAGATCCGTGACGACGGGGTGGCGGTCTTCGCCGTGCCCAACGAGCCCCACCGGCGCATGAGCGAGGAGTGCCGGCGGGACGTGGAGGACGCCCTGGAGCGCCACTTCGGGGTGCGGATCCCGATCCGGCTGGTGGTGGAGGCCGAGCCCGCCGCGCCCGCCGGCCCGGCCGAGGCGCCGGCGGACGAGGTCGTCGACCTGTCCGAGCTGGCCGACGCCCCGGTGGCCCCGGCCGCCCGGCCCGAGGACCGCCTGCTCGAGGCGTTCCCCGGCGCCGAGGAGGTCGAGCGCTAGCCGCGTGTACGCCGGACCGGTCCAGGACCTGATCGACGAGCTGGGCCGCCTGCCCGGCATCGGGCCGAAGTCGGCCCAGCGCATCGCCTTCTACCTGCTGAAGGCGACCAAGGAGGACGCCCTCCGCCTGGCGCGCGCCATCTCCGAGGTGAAGGACCGGATCACGTTCTGCCAGCGGTGCTTCAACGTGTGCGAGGGCACCTACTGCGAGCTGTGCAACGACCCCCGCCGGGACGCCACCGTGGTGTGCGTGGTCGAGGAGCCCCGCGACATCGTGGCGGTGGAGAAGACCGGGGAGTTCCGGGGCCTGTACCACGTGCTCCAGGGCGCCATCAGCCCCATCGAGGGCATCGGGCCCGACCAGCTGCGGGTGAAGGAGCTGCTGGCGCGCATCGAGGGCGAGGAGGTGTCCGAGGTGATCCTCTGCACCAACCCCAACCTCGAGGGCGAAGCCACCGCCATGTACCTGGCCCGTCTGCTCCGCCCTCTCGGGATGCGGGTGACGCGCATTGCCAGCGGGCTGCCGGTGGGCGGGGACCTCGAGTACGCCGACGAGCTGACCCTGGGACGGGCCCTCGAGGGCCGGCGGGAGATGGACGCCTAGGGCGCGCTCTCCTGGCGCAGCTCAGGGGCGGCGAACGTCGTCGGCAGCACGTGCCGGTCCGACAGGCGGCGCAGCAGGTATCCGTTCCGGCGGGACTGGTACACCTCGAAGCCGCGGGCCCACGCCCCGTCGAAGCGGTTGCGGACCTGGACCCGGGTGCCCTTGGTCATCCTGACCGGATCGGTGGTCGTGCTGATGTTGGTCTCCACTGCCATGCGCTTCCTCCCCACTGCCGCGTGCCACCAGGGATCAACCTGCGCCGAAGCCCTGGCACGCCTGCGCCTCATCGGAACCGCGTGCGGAAGCCGGAGTATAGGGGCGGGGTTTAGGGCCCTCAAGGGAAAATTCTGATTGTCGGGAAAGCTGACGACCTCGTCAGAACACCGCTCTACGAGGAGCGGACGACCACCTGACCGACCATGTCGTTGTGGATCGTGCAGCGGTACGTGTAGGTGCCCGGGGTGTCGAAGGTCATGCTCCAGCTGCCGCTGGCCTGGGTCGGGCTGTGGGGGCCGTCGTTGTCGAAGCTGACGTTGTGGGGCGTGAGGGAGTCGTCCCACTTCCAGGTGACCGTCTGGCCCGCGGTGACCACCAGGCGGCGGGGGATGAACGACAGGTTGGTGATCACCACCGAGTTCTTGGGCAGGGGGTCGGTCTGGGATCCGATGGTCTGGGCCCGCTGCCCGCAGGCGACGACGAACGAGGGCAGGGCGGCCAGGAGGAGGACCGGGGCGATCTTGCGGCGCATGGCGGTCATCCTTCCAGCGGGCGCTCCCGCGTCTCCAACCAGCGCCGGAAGCCGGCGGCGT is a window encoding:
- the dnaX gene encoding DNA polymerase III subunit gamma/tau, with the protein product MAELPYQSLYRRYRPQRFSEVRGQDHVTRALRNSVRQATVSHAYLFSGPRGTGKTSTARILAKALNCAAPVDGEPCGECESCLAVTAGTSLDVHELDAASNNGVDAMRDLVTRAALGTPGRWKVYIVDEVHMLTAAASNSLLKTLEEPPGHVVFVLATTDPQKVLDTVRSRTQHFEFRLLAGELLSGLLKDVSADAGLGLPGEAIDLAVRRGHGSARDALSFLDQVAAAGIVEDEAETLDEVIEAMAEGDVPGLLTAVATAHAAGLDPQRLGSELLAQLRFAFLATMAPDLVPLPDHARQRAAEQAARLGTPALVRAMETIGRALVDMNEALDPRILLAVALIGLVKADAGAPAAASGGGGAGGPGYEAVLARLERIEKRLDALEAGGGGARPPGRATLGSVRAGAQPATATAPAAGTPATADPTAGDQPPAAGPRGGSAPDRGAAGPAPSRDDIVKAWGDGLLASLPARARARFRTGRFAQIRDDGVAVFAVPNEPHRRMSEECRRDVEDALERHFGVRIPIRLVVEAEPAAPAGPAEAPADEVVDLSELADAPVAPAARPEDRLLEAFPGAEEVER
- a CDS encoding plastocyanin/azurin family copper-binding protein, which gives rise to MRRKIAPVLLLAALPSFVVACGQRAQTIGSQTDPLPKNSVVITNLSFIPRRLVVTAGQTVTWKWDDSLTPHNVSFDNDGPHSPTQASGSWSMTFDTPGTYTYRCTIHNDMVGQVVVRSS
- the recR gene encoding recombination mediator RecR, whose protein sequence is MYAGPVQDLIDELGRLPGIGPKSAQRIAFYLLKATKEDALRLARAISEVKDRITFCQRCFNVCEGTYCELCNDPRRDATVVCVVEEPRDIVAVEKTGEFRGLYHVLQGAISPIEGIGPDQLRVKELLARIEGEEVSEVILCTNPNLEGEATAMYLARLLRPLGMRVTRIASGLPVGGDLEYADELTLGRALEGRREMDA